A region from the Spirochaeta thermophila DSM 6192 genome encodes:
- a CDS encoding insulinase family protein, giving the protein MQHLTPGTRVGGFLIKEVEAVPDFRGVGIRAVHEPTGAEVYHLFNDDEENFFAFVFKTLPEDDKGTPHILEHTVLCGSQRFPLKDPFAVLMKGSLATFLNAMTYPDRTIYPAGSTVKEDYFNLMRVYGDAVFFPLLKEEAFLQEGHRLEFTPDGRLVRVGVVYNEMKGAYSDPEAVSGEWSLRGLFSESAYRFESGGDPSAIPHLSYEEFVRFHGEYYHPSRCRIMLYGNIPTEEQLAFLEREFLSRFEGRRSPDTRVPFQVRWEAPRRMEKTYGIGEGEPVGGRSIVTVNWLLTTLWDRFTTLSLEVLSEVLVGHDGSPLRKALLESGLGEDVASTTGIESEIFHPVFSAGLKGTDPERAGEIEECIFSTLEELAEKGIDDEVVESVLRRVEFRFRELPGKRNAGLSLIRRVVRGWIYDIPPGFMLEFLPVFEALKVRLSEEPGFFPCLIREYLLENPHRLILVVRPEPGKLAREEEAERRALEELRVRLSEEERRAVEEKAARVRAFQQAEEDAGVIPLLRREDLPREVERIPQEERVCAGVPVYVHPLATNGIVYVDLLFPLGGVGPEDLPYVPLLVDMVEGAGLPDMSYDRVAVRLSLTTGGFSVEEDATSHLVRREPVPQVVVRVKMLEQYVEEGLFLVRRLLEEPDLWDERRLRMRFLELKQDFVSSIVPSGHSFMSLRAEAAFSRAMRLEEVWGGVSQFFFLRDLERRGLEGVGEVLERMRRRVVVRRGLVVGITGRGEGVERAQRVLEGWFAGMAEGDGVGVVEGPEVGREAEAFVAPSKVAYVAQAVPALRLGEEGFAAMVVVAHLLKGGPLWERVRMEGGAYGAFAGASAMEGLFTVTSYRDPHVKRTIQVVREVLEGVAERGVPKEAVEQAVRGVVGREIAPDGPGVKGFRALRRRVLGIGDEVRQAHREGVLGCGVREVQEAARRLVERWGEGRVAVLGDEERVAELEGVPHRKVVLPL; this is encoded by the coding sequence ATGCAGCACCTTACGCCTGGTACGCGAGTGGGCGGGTTTCTCATAAAGGAGGTGGAGGCGGTTCCGGATTTCCGCGGGGTGGGGATCCGGGCGGTCCACGAGCCCACGGGGGCGGAGGTCTACCACCTCTTCAACGACGACGAGGAGAACTTCTTCGCCTTTGTCTTCAAGACCCTTCCCGAGGACGACAAGGGTACGCCCCACATCCTCGAGCACACGGTGCTCTGCGGGTCACAGCGGTTCCCGCTGAAGGATCCGTTCGCCGTGCTCATGAAGGGGAGTCTCGCCACGTTCCTCAATGCCATGACCTATCCTGACCGCACGATCTATCCTGCGGGGAGCACGGTGAAGGAGGACTACTTCAACCTCATGCGGGTCTACGGGGATGCGGTGTTCTTTCCGCTCCTCAAGGAGGAGGCCTTTCTTCAGGAGGGGCACAGGCTCGAGTTTACCCCGGATGGGAGGCTCGTGCGGGTAGGGGTGGTCTACAACGAGATGAAGGGGGCCTACTCGGATCCCGAGGCGGTCTCGGGAGAGTGGTCGCTCAGGGGGCTGTTCTCCGAGAGTGCGTACCGCTTCGAGAGCGGGGGGGATCCTTCCGCGATTCCGCACCTGAGCTACGAGGAGTTCGTGCGCTTCCACGGGGAGTACTACCACCCCTCGCGGTGCAGGATCATGCTCTACGGGAACATCCCCACCGAGGAGCAGCTCGCCTTCCTCGAGCGGGAGTTTCTCTCGCGGTTCGAGGGGAGGAGGTCGCCGGATACGAGGGTGCCGTTCCAGGTGCGGTGGGAGGCCCCCAGGAGGATGGAGAAGACGTACGGGATCGGCGAGGGGGAGCCGGTTGGGGGCAGGTCGATCGTGACGGTGAACTGGCTGCTTACCACCCTGTGGGACCGGTTCACCACCTTGAGCCTGGAGGTGCTCAGCGAGGTGCTCGTGGGGCACGACGGCTCGCCCCTGCGCAAGGCCTTGCTGGAGTCGGGGCTGGGGGAGGACGTGGCCTCCACCACGGGGATCGAGAGCGAGATCTTTCATCCGGTGTTCTCGGCAGGGCTCAAGGGGACCGATCCCGAGAGGGCGGGTGAGATCGAGGAGTGCATCTTCTCCACCCTGGAGGAGCTTGCGGAGAAGGGGATCGATGACGAGGTGGTGGAGAGCGTGCTCCGCCGGGTGGAGTTCCGGTTCCGGGAGCTTCCCGGGAAGAGGAATGCGGGGCTCTCGCTCATCCGGAGGGTGGTGAGGGGGTGGATCTACGATATACCGCCGGGGTTCATGCTGGAGTTCCTCCCTGTCTTCGAGGCCCTCAAGGTGCGGCTCTCCGAGGAGCCGGGGTTCTTCCCGTGTCTCATCCGGGAGTACCTGTTGGAGAATCCCCACCGTCTCATCCTGGTGGTGCGGCCGGAGCCGGGTAAGCTCGCGCGTGAGGAGGAGGCGGAGCGGAGGGCCCTCGAGGAGCTCAGGGTGCGGCTCTCCGAGGAGGAGCGGAGGGCGGTGGAGGAGAAGGCGGCGAGGGTGCGGGCCTTCCAGCAGGCGGAAGAGGATGCGGGGGTGATCCCGCTCTTGCGGCGTGAGGATCTGCCGCGCGAGGTGGAGCGGATTCCCCAGGAGGAGCGGGTGTGTGCCGGGGTGCCGGTGTATGTGCACCCACTTGCGACCAATGGGATCGTGTACGTGGATCTCCTCTTCCCGCTTGGGGGGGTCGGTCCTGAGGATCTCCCGTACGTGCCGTTGCTGGTGGATATGGTGGAGGGGGCCGGGCTTCCGGATATGTCGTACGACAGGGTGGCGGTGCGGCTCTCGCTCACCACGGGTGGGTTCTCGGTGGAGGAGGATGCGACCTCGCACCTGGTGAGGCGCGAGCCGGTGCCTCAGGTGGTGGTGCGGGTGAAGATGCTCGAGCAGTACGTGGAGGAGGGGCTTTTCCTGGTGCGTCGGCTCCTGGAGGAGCCGGATCTGTGGGATGAGAGGCGGCTCAGGATGCGGTTCCTGGAGCTGAAGCAGGACTTCGTCTCCTCGATCGTGCCTTCCGGGCACAGCTTCATGAGTCTGCGTGCCGAGGCGGCGTTCTCGAGGGCGATGCGGCTCGAGGAGGTCTGGGGCGGGGTGAGTCAGTTCTTCTTCCTCCGGGATCTGGAGCGGAGGGGGCTTGAGGGGGTGGGTGAGGTGCTTGAGCGGATGCGGAGGCGTGTGGTGGTGCGGAGGGGGTTGGTGGTGGGGATCACGGGGAGGGGGGAGGGGGTGGAGCGGGCGCAGCGGGTGCTGGAGGGGTGGTTCGCAGGGATGGCTGAGGGGGATGGGGTGGGTGTGGTGGAGGGGCCCGAGGTGGGGCGTGAGGCGGAGGCCTTCGTGGCGCCGAGCAAGGTGGCGTACGTGGCGCAGGCGGTGCCGGCCCTTCGTCTGGGTGAGGAGGGGTTTGCGGCCATGGTGGTGGTGGCCCACCTCCTCAAGGGCGGGCCGCTGTGGGAGCGGGTGCGGATGGAGGGGGGGGCGTACGGGGCGTTTGCCGGGGCGTCTGCCATGGAGGGGCTGTTCACGGTGACGAGCTACCGCGACCCGCACGTGAAGAGGACGATCCAGGTGGTGCGCGAGGTGCTGGAGGGGGTGGCGGAGAGGGGGGTGCCGAAGGAGGCGGTGGAGCAGGCGGTGCGGGGTGTGGTGGGGCGCGAGATCGCGCCGGACGGGCCGGGGGTGAAGGGGTTCCGGGCCTTGCGGAGGCGGGTGTTGGGGATAGGGGACGAGGTGCGGCAGGCGCACAGGGAGGGGGTGTTGGGGTGCGGGGTGCGGGAGGTGCAGGAGGCGGCGCGGCGGCTGGTGGAGAGGTGGGGTGAGGGGCGGGTGGCGGTGCTGGGGGATGAGGAGCGGGTGGCCGAGCTGGAGGGAGTGCCGCACCGGAAGGTGGTGCTCCCCCTGTAG
- the proB gene encoding glutamate 5-kinase translates to MRDFSSVRRIVIKIGTNCLTGPNGIDEAFIHDIASQIARLKERGYSPLIVTSGAIGMGARELGITGKVKKIRLRQALAAIGQPVLMYTYREAFLAHGIPVAQVLLTREVFDNRRAYLNLRQAVETILELGAIPIFNENDSVSTAEIGTAFGDNDTLSAHIASKIDAQLLVILTDIDGLYTADPREAPSATLIPQVEEITPEILALAGDAGTTHATGGMRTKLQAARIAGEAGCMVVIAHGRKERILERILLGEEEGTLFLPQARRSQRERWILQARPRGNIVVDEGAYRAILSRKSLLPSGVREVEGHFAAGDVVTVNRTIKAIAALSSEEILLVRGRHSSQVKEILGHESPDVVIRADDVVIPSKNE, encoded by the coding sequence ATGCGCGACTTTTCCTCGGTCCGCCGTATCGTGATCAAGATAGGGACCAACTGCCTCACCGGGCCCAACGGGATCGACGAGGCCTTCATCCACGACATCGCATCCCAGATCGCCCGGCTCAAGGAGCGCGGCTACAGTCCGCTCATCGTCACCTCGGGTGCCATCGGTATGGGGGCGCGGGAGCTCGGCATCACCGGCAAGGTGAAGAAGATACGCCTCAGGCAGGCCCTCGCGGCCATAGGTCAGCCGGTCCTCATGTACACGTACCGCGAGGCCTTCCTCGCCCACGGCATCCCCGTGGCCCAGGTGCTCCTCACCCGGGAGGTCTTCGACAACCGGCGGGCCTACCTCAACCTCAGGCAGGCGGTCGAGACCATCCTGGAGCTCGGCGCCATCCCCATCTTCAACGAGAACGACTCGGTCTCCACCGCCGAGATCGGCACGGCCTTTGGCGACAACGACACCTTGAGCGCCCACATCGCGAGCAAGATCGACGCCCAGCTTCTCGTCATCCTCACCGACATCGACGGCCTCTACACCGCCGACCCGAGGGAAGCCCCCTCGGCGACCCTCATCCCCCAGGTGGAAGAGATCACCCCCGAGATCCTCGCCCTCGCAGGTGATGCAGGCACCACCCATGCCACCGGCGGGATGCGGACCAAGCTCCAGGCGGCCCGTATCGCGGGCGAAGCGGGGTGCATGGTGGTCATCGCCCATGGGAGGAAAGAGCGGATCCTCGAGCGCATCCTCTTAGGCGAGGAGGAGGGCACCCTCTTCCTCCCCCAGGCGAGGAGGAGCCAGCGGGAGCGGTGGATCCTCCAGGCACGCCCCCGCGGCAACATCGTGGTCGACGAAGGCGCCTACCGGGCCATCCTCTCACGCAAGAGCCTCCTGCCCTCCGGTGTCCGCGAGGTGGAGGGACACTTCGCCGCGGGCGATGTGGTCACGGTGAACCGTACCATCAAGGCCATCGCCGCCTTGAGCAGCGAGGAAATCCTTCTCGTGAGAGGCAGGCACTCCTCGCAGGTGAAGGAAATCCTCGGACATGAGAGCCCGGACGTGGTGATCAGGGCCGATGATGTGGTGATTCCGTCAAAAAATGAATGA
- a CDS encoding beta-ketoacyl-ACP synthase 3 — protein sequence MARLNESERALFLDLYRYMFSAREIDRLEEDYTKRGEAFFTVSGAGHEASAVLAPLLTEHDWLHCHYRDKALMLARGLDPAQFFHSLFTNRESHSAGRQMSAHISAPHLKILSIVGPVGNSALQAVGVAKAVRDDEGAPVVLCSLGDGMTQQGEVLEAVAHAVRDRLPVLFFIEDNKYAISTRTEGKTFYELPGGRVDSFYGIPITYVDGTDAVTAYHTLRDVVARMRDDREPRIVVFDVERLCNHTNADDESIYRPEDERRRVREAADPIKKLRAALIESGFSEAELLEKEAAWRAELEGLAARCQLVPDPEPIFTAKKPLPPELEDPSIEDEAPPLSEEEVLVMRDAINRVLEKHLAGNPGVFLFGEDIEDPKGDVFGVTRGLTRKFPGRVQNSPLAESSILGISIGMALAGKRPVAFLQFADFLPIAFNQIISELGSMWWRTNGGWECPVIVMISCGGYKPGLGPFHASTMEGIAAHIPGVDVFMPSSADDAAGLLNAAFASGRPTLFFYPKSMLNNRQFAATRDVRRHLVPIGKAKILRRGEDLTMVTWGNNILHCLRAAETLSRYGVEAEVIDLRSIVPWDKEAVLASVRKTGRLIVVHEDTHTAGMGAEIVATVAEEAGVPVEAVRVTRADTYVPCNFPCQLEVLPSYKRVLTTAVRMLGGTVRWQEKPKAEAGYYFLEAVGSSPSDERITILEWKVKEGDAIKAGEIVAEAEADKAAVEIRASVDGVVEELMVKEGESAPVGSAIARIRLPEGAASKEKPITQEEPGAPIIEGLGGAKKKPGVRIDAAREERPQEEGRDAALPVIVDVAGRPGSRVVTNEEISKMCPTWTPEDIVRRTGIHERRWASEDEDILSLSVDAVQRLFERTGAGIEDVDLILCATTTPPHNSPALATLLQHRLGRGKQGITCPAYDINAACSGYLYALQIAYDYLASRPEDTVLVVTADVLSRRLDVSDPSTAPVFADGASATLVAGAKAGAGGKGFLYRPVLSAEGEDGSILRIPYEEPIFMDGPAVYQRAVKALIHILRRALDEAGFSLEEMDLLVPHQANQRIIDAVRKRMGVPEEKVFSNIARLGNTSATTIPLCFEEIFPTARSGMVLGLTAFGAGFTFAGGVVKTL from the coding sequence ATGGCACGTCTCAACGAATCCGAGAGAGCGCTTTTTCTCGACCTCTACCGATACATGTTCTCCGCCAGGGAGATAGATCGCCTGGAAGAGGACTACACCAAGCGGGGCGAGGCCTTCTTCACGGTCTCCGGTGCAGGCCACGAGGCCTCCGCGGTGCTCGCCCCGCTCCTTACCGAGCACGACTGGCTTCACTGCCACTACCGCGACAAGGCCCTCATGCTCGCGAGGGGGCTCGATCCTGCGCAGTTCTTCCACTCGCTCTTCACCAACCGGGAGTCGCACTCCGCAGGGAGACAGATGAGCGCGCACATCAGCGCCCCGCACCTCAAGATCCTCTCCATCGTGGGGCCGGTCGGCAATTCCGCCCTCCAGGCGGTGGGTGTGGCCAAGGCGGTGCGCGACGATGAGGGGGCGCCCGTGGTCCTCTGCTCCCTGGGCGACGGCATGACCCAGCAGGGGGAGGTGCTCGAGGCTGTCGCCCATGCGGTGAGGGACCGGCTCCCCGTGCTCTTCTTCATCGAGGACAACAAGTACGCCATCTCCACCAGGACCGAGGGCAAGACCTTCTACGAGCTTCCAGGGGGGAGGGTGGACTCCTTCTACGGCATCCCCATCACCTATGTGGACGGCACCGATGCGGTGACGGCATACCACACCCTCAGGGACGTGGTGGCGAGGATGCGGGATGACCGGGAGCCCCGGATCGTGGTCTTCGATGTGGAGCGGCTGTGCAACCACACGAATGCGGACGACGAGTCGATCTACCGGCCCGAGGACGAACGGCGGAGGGTGCGGGAGGCCGCGGATCCGATCAAGAAGCTCAGGGCCGCCCTCATAGAGAGCGGCTTCTCCGAGGCCGAGCTCTTGGAGAAGGAGGCCGCCTGGAGGGCCGAGCTCGAAGGCCTCGCCGCGAGGTGCCAGCTCGTGCCCGACCCCGAGCCCATCTTCACCGCGAAGAAGCCCCTCCCGCCGGAGCTGGAGGACCCATCGATCGAGGACGAGGCACCTCCCCTCTCCGAGGAGGAGGTCCTCGTGATGCGGGATGCGATCAACCGGGTGCTGGAGAAGCACCTCGCCGGGAACCCGGGCGTCTTCCTCTTCGGAGAGGACATAGAGGATCCCAAGGGGGATGTCTTCGGGGTGACGAGGGGGCTCACCCGGAAGTTCCCCGGCAGGGTCCAGAACTCACCCCTCGCCGAGTCGAGCATCCTGGGGATCTCCATCGGGATGGCCCTCGCAGGGAAGCGGCCTGTGGCCTTCCTCCAGTTTGCCGACTTCCTCCCCATCGCCTTCAACCAGATCATCAGCGAGCTGGGGAGTATGTGGTGGCGCACGAACGGGGGGTGGGAGTGTCCTGTCATCGTGATGATCTCGTGTGGGGGGTATAAGCCCGGCCTCGGGCCCTTCCACGCGAGCACCATGGAGGGGATTGCGGCCCACATACCGGGCGTGGATGTGTTCATGCCGAGCTCGGCCGACGACGCCGCAGGCCTCCTCAACGCCGCCTTTGCCTCGGGGAGGCCCACCCTCTTCTTCTATCCCAAGAGCATGCTCAACAACAGGCAGTTCGCCGCCACACGTGATGTCCGCCGCCACCTGGTGCCCATAGGCAAGGCGAAGATCCTTCGACGGGGGGAGGACCTCACCATGGTGACGTGGGGGAACAACATCCTCCACTGCCTCAGGGCAGCCGAGACCCTCTCCCGGTACGGGGTGGAGGCGGAGGTGATCGACCTGCGGAGCATCGTGCCGTGGGACAAGGAGGCGGTGCTCGCCTCGGTGCGCAAGACCGGCAGGCTCATCGTGGTGCACGAGGACACCCACACCGCGGGTATGGGGGCGGAGATCGTGGCCACCGTGGCCGAGGAGGCCGGCGTTCCGGTGGAGGCGGTCCGTGTGACGCGGGCCGACACCTACGTGCCGTGCAACTTCCCCTGTCAGCTCGAGGTGCTCCCCTCGTACAAGCGGGTGCTCACCACGGCGGTGCGGATGCTCGGCGGCACCGTACGGTGGCAGGAGAAGCCCAAGGCCGAGGCCGGCTACTACTTCCTGGAGGCGGTGGGCTCGAGCCCGTCGGACGAGCGGATCACCATCCTCGAGTGGAAGGTGAAGGAGGGCGATGCCATCAAGGCAGGCGAGATCGTGGCCGAGGCAGAGGCCGACAAGGCGGCGGTGGAGATACGGGCCTCGGTCGATGGGGTGGTGGAGGAGCTCATGGTGAAGGAAGGGGAGTCGGCGCCGGTGGGGAGCGCCATCGCCCGGATAAGGCTCCCCGAGGGGGCTGCATCCAAGGAGAAGCCGATCACCCAGGAGGAGCCTGGTGCGCCCATCATCGAGGGGCTCGGCGGGGCGAAGAAGAAGCCCGGGGTGAGGATCGATGCGGCGCGTGAGGAGCGTCCGCAGGAGGAGGGAAGGGATGCGGCCCTCCCCGTGATCGTGGACGTGGCCGGCAGGCCCGGCTCGAGGGTGGTGACCAACGAGGAGATCTCGAAGATGTGTCCCACCTGGACCCCCGAGGACATCGTGCGTCGTACCGGGATCCATGAACGGCGGTGGGCCTCCGAGGATGAGGATATCCTCTCGCTCTCGGTGGATGCGGTACAGAGGCTCTTCGAGCGCACGGGCGCGGGGATCGAGGACGTGGATCTCATCCTCTGTGCGACCACCACGCCGCCCCACAACAGCCCGGCCCTTGCCACCCTGCTCCAGCACAGGCTGGGCCGGGGGAAGCAGGGGATCACCTGCCCGGCCTACGACATCAACGCAGCCTGCTCCGGCTATCTCTATGCCCTCCAGATCGCCTACGATTATCTCGCCTCCCGACCCGAGGATACCGTGCTCGTGGTGACCGCCGATGTGCTCTCGAGGAGGCTCGATGTCTCCGATCCCTCCACCGCACCGGTCTTTGCCGATGGGGCGAGCGCCACGCTCGTGGCAGGTGCGAAGGCGGGGGCCGGGGGTAAGGGCTTCCTCTACCGGCCTGTGCTCTCGGCCGAAGGGGAGGATGGGTCCATCCTCAGGATCCCCTACGAGGAGCCCATCTTCATGGACGGGCCTGCGGTCTACCAGCGTGCGGTGAAGGCCCTCATCCACATCCTCAGGAGGGCCCTGGATGAGGCAGGATTCAGTCTGGAGGAGATGGATCTGCTGGTGCCGCACCAGGCGAACCAGCGGATCATCGATGCGGTGCGGAAGCGTATGGGGGTGCCGGAGGAGAAGGTGTTCTCCAACATCGCCCGGCTGGGCAACACCTCGGCTACGACCATTCCCCTCTGCTTCGAGGAGATCTTCCCCACGGCACGGTCCGGGATGGTCCTGGGGCTCACGGCCTTCGGGGCAGGGTTCACCTTTGCCGGAGGGGTGGTGAAGACCCTGTGA
- a CDS encoding glutamate-5-semialdehyde dehydrogenase codes for MSVLDQAREARKAAQRLQAASTELKNRALSAVREALISHTEEIVAANREDLARAEESGLPMPLKKRLAFTEEKIAEVCKGIETLISLEDPVGRTLEATELDEGLELYKVSCPIGVIGVIFESRPDALVQISTLCLKSGNAALLKGGSEAERTNTVLARIVGEASTGAGLPEGWIQLLHTREDVKAMLELDEYIDLIIPRGSNQFVRYIMDNTRIPVLGHADGICHAYIHEDADLEMAVRVVVDAKTQYVAVCNALETLLVHEQIAPRVLPPLAAALQEKGVELRGCDRTRGIIECHPATEADWGTEYLDYILSIKVVDSLEEAVDHINTYGSGHTDTVITSSPDTARSFLSLVDSADVFWNCSTRFSDGYRYGLGAEVGISTNKLHARGPVGLEGLVIYKYLLLGNGHVVADYTGPSARPFTHKRLSKAYPFSRGG; via the coding sequence ATGTCGGTACTCGACCAGGCGCGTGAGGCGAGGAAGGCGGCACAACGGCTCCAGGCCGCCTCCACCGAGCTCAAGAATCGGGCCCTCTCGGCGGTCCGGGAGGCCCTCATCTCCCACACAGAGGAGATCGTGGCGGCCAACAGGGAGGATCTCGCACGGGCCGAGGAGAGCGGCCTCCCTATGCCGCTCAAGAAGCGGCTCGCCTTCACCGAGGAGAAGATCGCCGAGGTCTGCAAAGGCATAGAGACCCTCATCTCGCTCGAAGACCCCGTGGGCAGGACCCTCGAGGCCACCGAACTCGACGAGGGGCTCGAGCTCTACAAGGTCTCCTGTCCCATCGGCGTGATCGGGGTGATCTTCGAATCCAGGCCCGATGCCCTGGTGCAGATCTCCACCCTCTGTCTCAAGAGCGGGAACGCGGCCCTGCTCAAAGGCGGGAGCGAGGCCGAACGCACCAACACGGTGCTCGCCCGCATCGTCGGAGAGGCCTCGACAGGGGCCGGCCTCCCGGAGGGGTGGATCCAGCTCCTCCACACCCGTGAGGACGTGAAGGCCATGCTCGAGCTCGACGAGTACATCGACCTCATCATCCCCCGCGGCTCCAACCAGTTCGTCCGCTACATCATGGACAACACCCGCATCCCGGTCCTCGGCCATGCCGACGGGATCTGCCACGCCTACATCCACGAGGACGCCGATCTGGAGATGGCCGTGCGCGTGGTGGTCGATGCCAAGACCCAGTACGTGGCCGTCTGCAACGCCCTCGAGACCCTCCTCGTGCACGAACAGATCGCGCCCCGGGTCCTTCCTCCTCTCGCAGCGGCACTCCAGGAAAAGGGAGTGGAACTGCGGGGCTGCGATCGGACCAGGGGGATCATCGAGTGCCACCCCGCCACCGAGGCCGACTGGGGCACCGAGTACCTCGACTACATCCTCTCCATCAAGGTGGTCGACAGTCTCGAAGAGGCGGTGGATCACATCAACACCTATGGATCGGGCCACACCGACACCGTCATCACCTCATCCCCCGATACCGCCCGCAGCTTCCTCTCCCTCGTGGATTCGGCCGACGTGTTCTGGAACTGCAGCACCCGCTTCTCCGACGGCTACCGCTACGGCCTCGGCGCCGAGGTGGGGATAAGCACCAACAAGCTCCACGCCCGGGGTCCCGTGGGCCTCGAGGGCCTGGTCATCTACAAGTACCTGCTCCTGGGGAACGGTCACGTGGTGGCCGACTACACCGGCCCTTCCGCCCGCCCCTTCACACACAAGAGGCTTTCGAAGGCCTATCCCTTCTCCCGGGGTGGATGA